Within Sorangiineae bacterium MSr11367, the genomic segment GCAGATCCGCGTCGGTGAAGCCACCGAGCACGTAGCTGTACACTTCCTCGAAGGCCGCGGTGATGCGGGGCATGTCCCCGAGCCAGAAGCGCGGCTGCTCCCGCGTCACGTTCAGCGCGCGGCAATGCTCGGACGCACTGCGCCCGCTGAAGTGGATCCAGAGGATGGTCCAGGGATCGGCCTCGTCGGCCTGGTAGCGGTGGTGCACGCCCGGCGGCAGCACGATGGCGTGCCCCTCTTCCAAGGTCCACGGGCGCTTTTGGATCCAACACCGGCCCGCGCCGCCGAGGCACGCAATGAAGATGTAATCGCGTGTGCCGTGGCTTCGCACGATGAAATGATGCTTCGCGGCGTCGAAGCGACCGATGCGCGTCGCGTAGAGCGAGCGGCACACGGGAAGTTCCGCGGCCTTCTGGACGATGCTCGGGGGCAAAACCACCAGACGCTGGCCTGGAAATCCTTCGCGAATCCGCGGCCCTTCGGCAAGCATGCTCGAATCATAAGATAGTCCAGATCGTTCTGTCGATCTTCCATTCCGAAGGCACCGTGGCTCCGCTACCACTTGGAATAGGAGGAGAGTCCCGTGGTCCAAGCCGATATCACCGAAGCCTTTCTGCCCACGTATCCGGTGGGGGCACCGGAGCGAAACCCGATGTTCTTCGAGCGGCGCGTCTACCAGGGGTCGTCGGGGAAGGTGTATCCCGTGCCCTTCATCGACAAAATCTCCGATCGGTCGCGCCTGCACGCCTTCAAGTTCGCGCGCATGGAGAACGAGTTCGTTCGCATGGAGTTTTTGCCGGAAATCGGCGGACGCATCCACACGGCCCAGGACAAGACGAAGAACGATTACGATATTTTCTACCGGCAGGACAGCATCCGGCCGGCGCTGGTCGGGCTCGCAGGGCCATGGTGTTCGGGCGGCGTCGAGTTCAACTGGCCGCAGCACCACCGACCCGGCACCTTCATGCCAACGGATACGTGGGTGGAGCGCGAGGACTCGGGGGCCTGTACCATTTGGTTCTCGGAGCACGATCCGCTGAACCGGCTCAAAGGCATGCACGGCGTTCGCCTGCGCCCCGGCTCGGCGTTGATCGAGCTGCGCGCGCGGGTGTTCAACCGCACGCCGCTCCGGCAGACGTTTCTCTGGTGGGCCAACGCCGCGGTCAAAGTGCACGATCGCTACCAGAGCTTCTTCCCGCCGGACGTGCGCTACGTGGCCGACCATGCGCGGCGGGCCATCTCCACCTTCCCGCTCGCGACGGACGTCTACTACGGAGTCGACTACGGCGCACGCCCGGGGGCGAACGATCTCACGTGGTACCGGAACATTCCCGTGCCCACGAGCTACATGATCATCGGGAGCGAATACGACTTTTACGGAGGCTACGACCACGACCGCCAAGCCGGCTTCGTGCACGTGGCCGACCGTCGCATTGCTCCTGGAAAGAAGCAATGGACCTGGGGCAATCACGAGTTCGGACGCGCGTGGGACCGCGAGCTCGCCGACGATGCGGCACCGTACATCGAATTGATGACCGGCGTGTATACGGACAATCAGCCCGATTTTTCGTATTTGGCGCCGTACGAGACGCGCACGTTCTCGCATTATTGGTGGCCCATTCAGGACATCGGCCCGGTGCAAAATGCCAACGAGCGCGCGGCGCTGCGGATGGTCATCGCCGACGATGGCCGCGTGGAGCTGGGCGTGGCCGCACCCGAAGCCCTGGATGCGCGCCTCGAGCTGCGCCGCGGGGAGACGTTGCTCCTGCAGCGCACGGTGAGCGTGGCGCCGGGGCGCTCCTGGCGCGAGCAGAGCGCACTCGTGCACAAAGGTGACCCTGCGGAGCTCGAGCTGCGTTTGCTCGACGCCGGAGGAAAGCCGGTTCTTTCGTACCGCCCGCCGGCCGCCCTGGACGCGGAGGCTCCCGCGTCCGCCGTCGAGCCTCCGGCGCCGGGTGCCGCGGCCTCCGCGGACGAGCTTTTCCTGGTGGGCGAACACCTCGAGCAGTACCGGCACCCCACGCGCAACCCCGAGGCGTATTGGCGCGAAGCCATTGCGCGCGATGCGTTCGACGCGCGGCCGCACGTGGCACTCGCGCAGAGGCTCCTGGCCCGCGCCCGGTTCGCGGAAGCCCGCGAGCACGCCGAGATTGCCACGCGCCGTCTGACCCAGTGGCATCCCAATCCGCACACGGGGGAGGCGCACTATTACCTGGGCATTTCCCTGCGCTTTCTCGACCAATTCGAGCAAGCGTACGACGCCTTTTACCGCGCGACGTGGGACTATGCGTGGCGCGCGCCCGCCTTTTACGAGCTGGCGCGCCTCGACTGCCGCGCGGGGCGGTGGCAAGTGGCGCTCGAGCACCTCGATCGCGCCCTCGCGACGAACGGCGACAACGGGCAAGCCGTGGTACTGCGGGCCATGGTCCTGCGCAAGGTTGGACGGGCGGAAGCCGCGCGCGCCGGTTTGCAGTCGTGGCTCGAACGCGATCCGCTGGATCATTGGGCGCGCTTCGAGCTCGCACGCAGCACGGATCACTACGAGCCATTCCTCGAACTGTGCCGAAACGACGCGCAGACCATCCTGGATCTGGCCTTCGACTACGCCGATGCAGGCGCCTACGAGGACGCGCTGGTCCTGCTCGATGCGCACCACCGCGCGCCCACCGCCGCCTGTGCGACGCCGAATCCGCTGTCGCGCACCGCCATGACCCACTTCGTCGAGGCGTGGATCGCCGAGCGGGCCAACCAGTCCACGCGCGCACGCGCGGCATTGGCCGAGGCGCGCGATGCGGCGCCGTCGTACCTTTTCCCGTCGCGTCCCCACGAGGCCATCGTGCTCGCCTGGGCACTGGAACAGGTTGGCTCGGTGCGAAACGCGGCCTTTGGCCTGGGCAACCTTCTTTATCATTGGGAGCGGCACGAAGAGGCCATTCGCTGCTGGGAGCGCGCGAGCGCGGCCGACGGATCGTTTGCCACGGCGTACCGCAACCTAGGAATCGCGTATTGGAATACATGGCGCGACGGCCGCCGCGCCCGCGAGATGTACGAGAAGGCCTTCGCCGCCGACTCCACCGACGCACGCATCCTCTTCGAATGGGACCAACTGCGCAAAAAGCTGAACGACATCCCGGAGCACCGCCTCGAGATGCTTCTGTCGCATCCCGATCTTTGCGCCCAGCGCGACGACTTGAACATCGAGCTCGCCGCGCTGTACAACGTCACCGGGCAGTCTGCCAAAGCGCTATCGTTGCTCGAGCAACGGCGATTCCATCCGTGGGAGGGCGGCGA encodes:
- a CDS encoding AraC family transcriptional regulator → MLAEGPRIREGFPGQRLVVLPPSIVQKAAELPVCRSLYATRIGRFDAAKHHFIVRSHGTRDYIFIACLGGAGRCWIQKRPWTLEEGHAIVLPPGVHHRYQADEADPWTILWIHFSGRSASEHCRALNVTREQPRFWLGDMPRITAAFEEVYSYVLGGFTDADLLGLSTSLARLFGLCRYHQRVLGARARDTEDRVLSAIRYMHENVGRPLLLEDCARRTGWSPSHFSMAFKRQVNIAPMEFFARLKTTRACELLKTTNLSIEEVAAACGFEDSFYFSRFFKKHHHLSPSRYRQKFSLP
- a CDS encoding DUF5107 domain-containing protein, translating into MVQADITEAFLPTYPVGAPERNPMFFERRVYQGSSGKVYPVPFIDKISDRSRLHAFKFARMENEFVRMEFLPEIGGRIHTAQDKTKNDYDIFYRQDSIRPALVGLAGPWCSGGVEFNWPQHHRPGTFMPTDTWVEREDSGACTIWFSEHDPLNRLKGMHGVRLRPGSALIELRARVFNRTPLRQTFLWWANAAVKVHDRYQSFFPPDVRYVADHARRAISTFPLATDVYYGVDYGARPGANDLTWYRNIPVPTSYMIIGSEYDFYGGYDHDRQAGFVHVADRRIAPGKKQWTWGNHEFGRAWDRELADDAAPYIELMTGVYTDNQPDFSYLAPYETRTFSHYWWPIQDIGPVQNANERAALRMVIADDGRVELGVAAPEALDARLELRRGETLLLQRTVSVAPGRSWREQSALVHKGDPAELELRLLDAGGKPVLSYRPPAALDAEAPASAVEPPAPGAAASADELFLVGEHLEQYRHPTRNPEAYWREAIARDAFDARPHVALAQRLLARARFAEAREHAEIATRRLTQWHPNPHTGEAHYYLGISLRFLDQFEQAYDAFYRATWDYAWRAPAFYELARLDCRAGRWQVALEHLDRALATNGDNGQAVVLRAMVLRKVGRAEAARAGLQSWLERDPLDHWARFELARSTDHYEPFLELCRNDAQTILDLAFDYADAGAYEDALVLLDAHHRAPTAACATPNPLSRTAMTHFVEAWIAERANQSTRARAALAEARDAAPSYLFPSRPHEAIVLAWALEQVGSVRNAAFGLGNLLYHWERHEEAIRCWERASAADGSFATAYRNLGIAYWNTWRDGRRAREMYEKAFAADSTDARILFEWDQLRKKLNDIPEHRLEMLLSHPDLCAQRDDLNIELAALYNVTGQSAKALSLLEQRRFHPWEGGEGQVVLQYKAARLALGIGALKEGRYADASAHFEKALTPPPNLGETYHPLQSKGDIHHWLGRAHRAQGDAELARTCFERSASERGDFQQMAVTEHSELSYYRGASLLALGRTDEARAVFLELDEFARRQKTTRAQIDYFATSLPLLLVFDDDLQMRNTWEADYLSALAQLGLGNQEGGAALLENVVTAHRAHAGARQFLSGLGRVS